In one Methanobrevibacter arboriphilus genomic region, the following are encoded:
- the hdrC gene encoding ferredoxin:CoB-CoM heterodisulfide reductase subunit HdrC: MDTIKIDDNPLELAEKIVEDIKFSKEKGLLKCVQCGMCTSMCPGARNSEYNPRAMIEKVLEGDESVIADETIWNCFYCYTCHSICPVGNSACEVNQILRQIAISKGIANEEVGPFAGFVDLMMDIGLGGIPDNFHKDLIRDIGEEWEEKNMNLNKIREELGLKPLEMPKDSIEEIRVLLKKTGLDKRAKKLRE; encoded by the coding sequence ATGGATACAATTAAAATAGATGACAATCCATTAGAACTAGCTGAAAAAATTGTAGAAGATATTAAATTTTCTAAAGAAAAAGGGCTTTTAAAATGCGTACAATGTGGAATGTGCACATCTATGTGTCCAGGGGCCAGAAATTCAGAATACAATCCTAGAGCTATGATTGAAAAGGTTCTTGAAGGTGATGAGTCAGTGATAGCTGATGAAACAATATGGAATTGTTTTTATTGTTATACTTGTCACAGTATTTGCCCAGTTGGTAATAGTGCATGTGAAGTAAACCAAATACTAAGGCAAATAGCCATATCAAAAGGCATAGCTAATGAAGAAGTAGGTCCATTTGCAGGTTTTGTAGATTTAATGATGGATATAGGTCTTGGAGGCATTCCTGATAATTTTCACAAAGACTTAATAAGAGACATTGGCGAAGAATGGGAAGAAAAAAATATGAATTTAAATAAAATAAGAGAAGAATTAGGTCTTAAACCACTTGAAATGCCAAAAGACTCTATTGAAGAAATAAGAGTTTTACTTAAAAAGACAGGCCTTGATAAAAGAGCCAAAAAGCTTAGAGAATAA
- the hdrB gene encoding ferredoxin:CoB-CoM heterodisulfide reductase subunit HdrB: MRKIPDKNIMLFKSCLINGEYPGVESSTKYVFDKIGIEYIVDDRQSCCTGLGHYSDIYDQLSTTVIGGRNFSVAKKTDHTNIVMMCSTCYAIHKKVAKLLNNNEKVRDEVNTIYNETNLDEMKYEEGTIDSSKNIFHVVDIFFDKKEEIAKNIKIDLSEFRIATHPACHYCKVQYEDATEGFRDPKVLDEILKSCGIETIGWYDHKRSTCGAGFRQRFVNRDLSMKVTSEKLLSLKDENIDILVHMCPNCQTQFDRYQPFIGKELNIDFKIIHLNIAQLVAFVMGSDPYKVMGIQTHTVPIEPLIEKVEKSLSKEREVKKVKTANKA, from the coding sequence ATGCGAAAAATACCTGATAAAAATATCATGCTCTTTAAAAGTTGTTTAATAAATGGAGAGTATCCAGGAGTTGAATCTTCAACAAAATATGTTTTCGATAAAATTGGTATTGAATATATTGTTGATGATAGGCAATCTTGCTGTACTGGTCTTGGTCATTATTCAGACATATATGATCAGCTTTCAACAACAGTGATTGGAGGAAGAAACTTTAGTGTAGCTAAAAAAACTGATCACACTAACATAGTAATGATGTGTTCCACTTGCTATGCAATTCATAAAAAAGTAGCTAAGCTATTAAATAACAATGAAAAAGTTAGGGATGAAGTAAATACAATATATAATGAAACTAACTTAGATGAAATGAAATATGAAGAAGGAACAATCGATTCCTCAAAAAATATATTTCATGTAGTAGATATCTTTTTTGATAAAAAAGAGGAAATAGCTAAAAATATTAAAATTGATTTATCTGAGTTCAGAATAGCTACCCATCCAGCATGCCATTACTGTAAAGTTCAGTATGAAGATGCAACCGAAGGATTCAGAGATCCGAAAGTTTTAGATGAAATTTTAAAAAGCTGCGGAATAGAAACAATAGGTTGGTATGACCATAAAAGATCCACATGTGGAGCAGGATTTAGGCAGAGGTTTGTTAATAGAGACCTTTCTATGAAAGTTACTTCTGAAAAGTTATTATCATTAAAGGATGAAAATATAGATATTTTAGTCCATATGTGCCCAAATTGCCAAACACAATTTGATAGATACCAACCATTCATCGGGAAAGAATTAAACATTGATTTTAAAATTATACACCTTAATATAGCTCAGTTAGTAGCATTTGTAATGGGTTCAGATCCTTATAAAGTAATGGGAATTCAAACACACACAGTTCCAATAGAACCTTTAATTGAAAAAGTAGAAAAAAGCTTATCAAAAGAAAGAGAAGTAAAAAAAGTTAAAACTGCTAATAAAGCTTAA